atccaagcaccgatcatacggtacctccgtgttcagcacacgttcagctcagagacatccctcgtactcttgatccagttgaggccgagggagagtttcgttagcacgacggcgtggtgacggtgatgatgaagttaccagcgcagggcttcgcctaagcactacgacgatatgaccgaggtgtgtaactgtggaggggggcatcgcacacggctaaacaattgtcaacttgtgtgttctaggtgcccctgcccccgtatataaaggagcaagggggaggccagccggccctctatggcgcgccaaggggggaggaatcctcctcctagtaggagtaggactcccccctttcctagtcctactaggagaagaaggaaggagggggaggagaaggaaggaggggcgccgcccctccccctagtccaattcggactaggcccacggtggggggcgcggccagcccctggtcgcccctctctctctttctcccttaggcccaataaggcccattacttctccggtggttccgataacccttccgaCACTCCGttatatccgaaacttctccggaacacttctgatgtccgaatatagtcgtccaatatatcaatctttatgtctcgaccatttcgagactccttgtcatgtctgtgatcacatccgggactccgaacaatcttcggtacaacatatcacataaactcatagtaccaatcgtcatcaaaaagcgtgcggaccctacgggttcgagaactatgtagacatgaccgagacacgtctccggtcaataaccaatagcggaacctgaatgctcatattggttcctacatattctacgaagatctttattggtcaaaccgcataacaacatacgttgttccctttgtcatcggtatgttacttgcccgagattcgatcgtcggtatctcaatacctagttcaatctcgttatcggcaagtctctttactcgttccgttatacttcatcccgcaactaacttattagtcacaatgcttgcaaggcttatagtgatgagtattaacgagagggcccagagatacctctccgaaacacggagcgacaaatcctaatctcgatatatgccaacccaacaaacaccttcggagacacctgtagagcacctttataatcatccttttacgttgtgacatttggtagcacacaaagtgttccttcggtattcgggagttgcataatctcatagtctgaggaacttgtataagtcatgaagaaagcagtagcaatgaaactgacatgatcataatgctaagctaacagatgggtcatgtccatcacatcattctcccgttcatcaaatgataacacatgtctatggttaggaaacataaccatcttttattaacgagctagtcaagtagaggcatactagggacattttgttttgtctatgtattcacaaatgtactaagtttccggttaatacaattctagcatgaataataaacatttatcatgaaataaagaaatgaataataactttattattgcctctatggcatatttccttcaataggctCTCGTCAGTGATGAAAGGATGAAGGAGAGCTTAAAGGTGTTGGTGTTGGTTGTTGTGGTGGTGGCACATCAGTGATGTTGTTGAGTACATTTTATAGCCAGCTAAGAGGAGAAACAAGTAGAGTTGGGTGCAGCTGAAGCCGAACAAGTATTACTGAGTTACCTCCACATTGCCTGGAGCCTAAATTAGAGGACCTATTCATTCATTATTTTCTTGATTTTGTGACTGTTCCACAAGTTTTCTAGATTATCTTTTTATGGTacatgttttcttctttttttgtcctTTAACACAAGTTGCATTGCATTGTGGAATGGGTATACCTATTATTATTTATGTGATCAGTGGAATTTTCGCAATACTATGTATATGATCTAAACAATGGATGGAAATCAATTTTAGTTGGCACGATATTTAAAGTTATGGCTAAATTGTACATCATCCAATAGTTTATTAATTTGTGCGGCTGTTATCATTTATATTAGTCAAGACGTGCGTTCGTATGAGACGGGGCCTCATAGTCTCCCTCCTAGAGCCCCTCCTCAGATTTTGACACGTAATCAACGGCAGACATCTTAAAGCGAACCTAATTCTCTTGATTGTTTTTCTTTTTGCATGTTAATATGTGTCTCATTTATCGAACAAGCCTGGTAGAGTACCCGCCATTCTGGAGGCTTTGCATCGCATGAAAAAAAAACTGTGTCTTACAGGATCTAACCAACCAACAATGCACAACTCATTCCAAATGATCTTCACTGACCCTTATTGTCAGCACGCCCAGCGTCCCCTTCTCCCCAGCCGTCCTCGAGCGGCATGTCCGGCATCACCTTCTTCCAGAACCAGTGCTTCCTCCACAGCAGCACCATCTCCTCGATGGGCACGCCCTTGGTCTCCGGCAGGAAGATGTAGACGAACACGGTCATGACCGTGATCCAGGcggcgaagaagaggaagatgcCGAACTTGAAGGCGCAGAGCATGGACAGGAACGCCTGCGCGATGACGAAGGTGAAGAAGAGGTTGACGGCCACCGTGATGCTCTGCCCCGCCGACCGCGTCTCCAGCGGGAAGATCTCGCTCGGCACCGTCCACCCCAGCGGCCCCCACGACCACCCGAACGCCATCACGAAGAGGcagatcaccaccaccaccacgatcGAGTAGCTCCGCGACAGCTGCTTGTCCGTCCCGAACTTCACCCCGAGTATCACCGCCACGATCACCTGGCAAACGATCATCTGAATGCCGCCGCTGATGAGGAGCTTCCTCCGGCCGAGGCGGTCGACGGTGGCGATGGAGATGAGGGTAGACAAGAAGAGCACAGCGCCGGTGATCACGGAGGAGTAGAGCGACGCGCTGGCGCCGAAGCCCATGGTCTGGAACAGCACCGGCGCGTAGAACAGGATGGAGTTGATGCCCGTCAGGATCTGGAACGCcggcatgcacacggccatcaccaGCTGCGGCCGATTGCGCGGCTCGAGGATGTTCCGGAACGGGTTCTTGATGGTGTTGGCTAGCTCGCTAGCCTCCGACATGTCCATGAACTCGGCGTCGACGTCCGCGGTGCCGCGGATGCGCTCCAGGACGCGCCGGCCCTCCTCGGCGCGCCCGCGCTCGATAAGGCTGTTGGGCGTCTCCGGCAGGAGCAGCCCGCCCACGGTCATCAGCagcgccggcgccgccgcgaggcCGAGCGAGAGGCGCCACCCCCACGGCTTGAGGTTCTGCGTGCCGTAGTTGACCATGTTGGCCGTGAAGATGCCGAGCGTCGTCGCGAGCTGGAACATCATGTTCAGCCCGCCGCGGAGGTGCGCCGGCGCCATCTCCGACAGGTACAGCGGCACACCCTGCACCAACCAACAAGAACTACATTGTAAGAGCCAGTACAACCACACTCGTCTCGGTGTGGGTAGGCGAGAATTTGACGACGTATACCTGATTGCCGAAACCGATGCCAACGCCGAGCATGATACGACCGAGGATCAGCATCCCAAGGTTCACGGCCGCCACGTTGAGGATCGCGCCGATGAGGAAGCTGATGCCGCCGCAGACAATGCTGGCGCGTCGGCCGTAGTTCCtcgtcaccggcgaggcgacgagggAGGAGACCAGGCCGGCCAGGTACAGGGAGGAGGTGAATGCCGAGAGGCCCTGGTTGTCGTACTTGCAGTAGTTGTTCTGGTGGCCGGAGTTCTTCCGCCGGAACACCACCGGGAAGAACTTCTCCAGGAATGGGTCCATGGAGGTCACTCCTCCTGCAACATTCGGCAGAGTCAGAACAGATTTCCAGGAAATAATCCCTGGTAAAACTGAAACAGCTATTTTTTTTTCAGATTCAGACACAGTAAATTTCCATCTAAAATTGTAATGGTGAAATCTGAATACTGACATGACGTTGCAAGCTTCAGGTGATTTTATTGCCTAATGGGCATGTTGCATGTCCAAAAAGTGATTAGGCGTTGTTGACAAAATCACAACATTTACTCTTCAGACTTTAGACAATGAATCTAGTATTTAGCTGAATTAGTATCATACACTGTTCTACTTATACAGATATTACATAAGTTTTTTTTTTGCGAGTGAACATGACATAAGCTTGAAGAACAAATTAATCTAACAGTTCCGCACAAAAACTCAAATTCGGACTTTCTTTCAGGTAACtctaatttactactccctccattcactattataagacgttttagatGTTTCCATATAGAGTAGATATATactaaaatgagtgaacaaatGTGTGAACCGAGCCTTCCATCAAAAACTggttttcttttgcttttttcttTAGCTATGTTTTGAATCTGGGTTTGAAATTTTGCAAAATACGATAGATGTATAATTCATCGATGCTAATTCAGATTTCTTTTATACGTCTTTTAGTAGCTTTTAGCAAGTTTTAGGGTGCACCGCTTGAACCATAAAGGTTGGGTGTGATTTTGATTTGCGAGTTCTAAGAAGTTTTAGCCAGTTAGAGTGCATCCGTTGCACCACAAAAGTTGGTCGTGTTTCAAATATGACCAACATCAAAAGAACAAGGGAAAATAAATCAGATTATGAATAGTTGCTAATTCAAACTGAGTTGTGAATTGGGCCCAATAACACTACCAAAATTTGTTAAAAAAAGTTATTTTTAGGCTTATTTGAAATATGTATATTACGTCCATGCTAATAGCGAAATTTGTCTGCACAAGTTAATGGAGTCGTGACGCGCGAGTCTCATTGTGTAATGAATCACATCCCAGTTTCTGCGAGACTTTCAGCTGACAAGTGGGACCTCGTTGTACGTCAGTAGCCCGGGTTGCAAGTCAAACTCTTGTTCATACGACGCAAAATCTTGTAGATGACGATGCCCCGCattgatctatctaggagaagcgccACACGGAAACGGACAGCCGCACGGTGATATCATCATCAGCCTGAATTGAAAGCCGATAGATAAGCTTGGCGGAGCGCCGAACACGACTCTGAATTTTGCAGCCTCTCGCGTGTCGGCTTCTCCACTGCATTAGCCGAAACCAAATTCACCACCCCGACACTGAATTTGCCCCATCCACCACGCACGGATATGGATGATTGGATGAATGAATGATTGGCCTCGTCGCGTCGGAGATGGGAAAAAGATGAGCCGTCGTGTTCATTTGATGCACCGCTGAATCAAGAAATCCTGCAGTCCTACTGCTGTTTGCTTTTGACATGAAAGGTCTGTTAGGCAGACAGACAGGTCACGATCTGCTAGCGACATAGGCGAGGGACCAACGAAGAAGGAACGACGCAAAACTGCCGGCACTAGCTCCAAATCAAGGAGGGGCCACGGCTAAGGCGCTGGAAGAAACGTACTACGTGTAACATGTTACTGATGTTCGTGGAGCAGGACAAGCTCTTCTTTCTTCCGATGGCCCATGGCTGGGTGAGAAGCAgccacaccacaccacacacacaaacaTGGGGGCATGCACGCGCGCACAGCAGAGCACCGACGAGCGAAGATACGGAAGAAGACAAGACGGTGGGTGGACGGAATCACTGCTGGGGTGAGGTGGGTGTGGGAGTGGGAGCAGGACTTACCGGAGATCCCGATGTCGTAGCCGAAGATGGAGCCcccgacggcggcgacgaggcaggcCATGGCGACGGCCAGCGTCATGCGGCCCTTGTACTCCGCCGCCCTCTCCTTCTTCACGCCCAGCGCGGCCATGCCACCGCCCGCCATCCTCTCCTCGAATTCCTCTGCCTCTCCTCTCCGATGACTCTAGCAAGAACCGaggcaaggaggaggggaggagagcTCGCTCGGCACGGAGAAGCAATGCCTCAACCAACTAGAATTCCACGGCCATATATAGACGTCTCCCCCTGTATCTGTACGCCCTCTCTCCTCGTCCCGGGTGCGAAGCGAGTGTACAATTATGAGAGGGAGCGGGTTGGCGGCGATTTCTTCCTGCATAAAAGCCCGGAGGGGCTGCGGCAAAGCCATGCTGATGCTGTGCGTTCAAGGCGATAAGCTCCCTCCCGCCCTCGCCTCGGCCGTTGACGTTGACCCCTATCCTGCGGCGGAGGGGAGGGGGGCTGCGCTGCGACGCGGGCCCACCCCCAGTCACCCAGACGCTACTCGGCGACGGGCGCCCCTGTGTTAGGATCTAGCTAGGGATTGGAGATGGAAGGGGAAAGCTATGGCGGCATCTCGTATTCGTTCTTAATTCTCTCCTCTATTCGATTACAGAGGAAGGATTGATTTACAAGCCAATGGCCTCAGCCATTACCAATTTCCCACATCCAATTACACAGTTGCGCTATTTATAAAGACTCACTTCAGCACCCAATCCTTCTCAGCGTATCTTGTCGATGGATGATGGGCCCGCTTGCTGGGCCTTCCCTCTTGGGTCACGAATGGTGCTTCCTCCTGTGGGCTGGACGTAGAGGCCTTGGCGTTGACACTCCCCCCTCCTTGAAAACCAGCTTGTCCCCAAGCTGGAGCTCGTGGAAACCTTTGCTTAAGCTCCTCAAGATCTTCCCACGTAGCCAGTGTGTCAGGCTGATCTGACCATTGTATGAGACCCTGAGGAACAGCTTCGTTGCCACGTCGACGCAAACGCCTTTGCAGAACACGCACAGGGACAGCAAACTGAGAGTCAACAGGTGGAAGTTCAGACTGTACCTGGCAATTTGGTCCCAGAGCAAGTTTCAGTTGGGAAACATGAAGAACAGGGTGGATACGGCTGCCTTGTGGGAGTGCCAAACGATAAGCTGATGCGCCAACTTTCTCAAGGATCCGATATGGTCCATAATATTTGAACAGCGGCTTGTGATGCCCACGAGGGGCAACAGAAGATTGTATGTATGGCTGTAGCGTGAGGAATACTGAGTCTCCCACTGCAAAAACTCGGTCAGATCGTTTCTTGTCGGCCTGGTGCTTCATTCTGGAATTGACTCGCTCCAAATGTTGCTTTAAAAGACGCAACATCAAATCTCTATCATGCAACCAGGTTTCCAAATCCGGGACAGTACACGCGTCATCTGCTGAAATGCCAAATGTACGAGGAGACTGGCCATAAAGCACTTCAAAAGGAGACTTCCCTTCCAGAGCAGAGTGTGGGCTGGTGTTGTACCAATACTCAGCCAAGGAGAGCCACTGAGCCCACTTAACCGGACATGCATGAGTAAAACAACGCAAAAAAGCTTCAAGGCACTGATTGACTCGTTCGGATTGACCATCAGTTTGAGGATGATGAGATGAGCTCATACGCAATTTAGTACCTGTCAAGGCTGCCATCTCCCTCCAGAAGCGACTTGTGAAAATTCTGTCACGATCTGTCACAATTGATTCTGGCATTCCATGCAATTTGTGAATATTGTCCATGAACACAAAATGACAGTCGACACTGTGAAAGGATGTTGCAAACCAAGAAAATGAGCATAACGGGACAACTTATCCACCACAACCAAAATGCAATTGTAGCGGCCAGAGCGAGGGAGGCCTTCGACAaaatccattgtcaacatctgccagtAACATTTGGGAACAGGCAATGGTTCAAGCAAGCCTGGATAACGAGCTctatcaggcttagctctctgacaTATCACACATTCTTGCACATATTGTCGTACTTGCGCTCGCATGCCCTTCCAGTAAAACAATTGTTTCAAGCGACGTAAGGTCACTGGTATACCTGAATGGCCACCAATAGGGCTTGTGTGGAACGCATCCAACAGCTTGAGGGTGAGTTCAGCGCCCTCTGGGATCCACAAACGCCCTTTGTAACGAATAAGACCATCCCTCAAGGAGTAAGAATCATCCACACTAGTTTGCACAGCTAGTTTAGTGAGCAGTTCTTGGGCTGTTGCATTGTCTTGATACAAATCCAATACTTCCTGAAGCCAAGCAGGTTGGTGATGGGATATGGCTAACAAGTGCTCATCAGGGGATGGTCTGCGTGACAAAGCATCTGTAACTCGGTTTTCTGCTCCTTTTTTATACTGGATTTTGAATTGAAGACCCAAGAGCTTGGTAAACACCTTTTGCTGCCAAGGAGTATGCAAACGTTGATCACTCAAATGAGTTAAGCTACTGTGATCTGTAAGAATCAAGAATTCTGCATGCTGTAAATAAGAACGCCACTGTTCAACTGCGAGAATGATGGCCATGTACTCTTTTTCATAAGTAGAGAACCCTTGAGTGCGAGGGCCCAATCCACGGCTCACAAATGCCAGAGGATGCCCTTGCTGTAACAATACTGCTCCCACTCCTAGATCACTTGCATCAGTTTCAATAACAAATTGCTTAGAGAAATCTGGCAAGGCTAGGACAGGGGCTGTAGTAAGAGCTTGCTTCAGTTGATCAAAGGACTGTTGTGCCGCTGGAGACCACACAAAAGGGACATGCTTGTGCAGCAATTGAGTGAGAGGTTGACTAATCATACCATAGTGTTGGACAAATTTGCGATAATATCCAGATAGTCCAAGAAACCCACGCAATTCCTTGAGGTTAGCAGGGACTGGCCACTCTTGCACAGTAGATACTTTTGCTGGATCAGTAGAGACACCATTGCCATCAATCACGTATCCCAAATAAGCAATACGACGCTGTGCAAATTCACATTTGGAGCTCTTGACTTGCCACTGGTGTTTTTGAAGCAATTGCAGCACCTCtttcaagtgttgtatatgatCTTCCAATGTTTGActatagatgagtatatcatcgaagaATACAACAGCACACTTACGTAGCACTGGAGCCAGATCATAATTCATGACAGATTGAAAAGTAGGAGGGCCATCTGTTAGACCATAAGCTAGGACATTAAACTGGTAATGTCCATTATGCGTATGGAAAGCTGTTTTGTATTCTTCACCCGGAGCCAAACGAATTTGATGGTAACCTGCACGGAGATCAAGCTTTGAAAACCAAGATGCTCCTGTCAATTCATCGAGTAACTCATCAATCACAGGTAGGGGATATTTGGTCTTCAATGTGATTAGATTAAGGTGCCGATAGTCCACACATAGTCGCCACGTCCCATCTTTCTTGCGAATCATGATAACAGGGGAAGCAAAAGGACTTGAACTAGGTGAAATTACTCCAGATTCCAGCATTTCTTTTATCTGTTTCTCAATTTCTGTTTTTAGTTCTGGAGAATACCTATAGGGTCAGATATTTACTGGTTGAGCTCCTTCCATCAAAGGAATGTGATGATCACAAGCTCGTCGCGGTGGAAGAGAAGTGGGAATAGCAAACACACTAGCATATTCATCCAACAATTCCTGTATAGGTGCCGAAAGAGGAACAATAGGACTCTTGTCGCTAGCTGATTGAACCAAATGGAGCTCGACCACAGTGCAGTTAAATGAAGCAGGGGGATGTCCTTGCAAAAATATTGGAGCTCCCTTATACTCGAATGCCAACCATTTTTCAAGCCAGTTCACTTGCATAGTGCCGAGagaagaaagccaatccattcccacTATGCCATCATAATGTTTCAATGGTAGCACTCTGAAATCACAATCAAATTCATGTCCGCTGGCTGACCACAAACACTGAGGAATAACATGTGTACACTGCAATTGTCCACCACCAGCAATTCTCACACTCTGTTGTTTGGGCAACTGTTGCATACCAGGCACATGAGCTGCTAAACGATCACTGATGAATGAGTGGGAACTTCCCGAGTCAAGCAAGAAGATGACCTTATGACCAGCTAGCTGACAATCAAGCCTGATAGCCGAAGAACCGCCTGTTGCAGTCTGTGTGTCAGCTGACAATACCATCAGATCCATATCACTATCCTCAGAATCACCATTATCCAAGGCACAAAATTCTAGCATCTCTTGCACTACATGCAGTTGCACAGTCTGATTGCACTTATGATCTCGACCCCAGCGCTCACCACAAATGAAACAAAGGCCTTTTGCTCTGCAATAAGCCTTAAGTGTCGCCAACTTATCCTCTGGAGCATTCACCTTAGGCTTGTCTCTAGTTTCCTCAATAGCTTTGACAGGAACTATTTTGTCAGAACGCCCATACCCCGATGAGGAAAAAGAGCGACGACCAGACGTATAAGTATCACCATCGAGCTCTCCGATTTCCTCATGTACTTCAGCAATGgaatatgtcggtgtactagaatagaggtaccctagtaccccgaacttgtgcacgggcagttgcagcaccccgcggcaaggcttgccgggcgaatgccaagatcctccgtggttcccttggagccattcaagaacaaagtatttaagctcaggagacaaggccccggcaagaggagcttgccgggaaggccaaccaaggcactccaaggaacttgccgtgatgcgccacgcgctccggcaaggcaacaaggccccggcaagaggagcttgccgggaagaccaaccaaggtacctcgaggcccagtgagcgacaagcttccggacccgacaagataacagcagcggcaaggcgcttgccgcggcaggcggccactctgtgcccatgctccagcgcatccaccaacgtgtcgctctgggggcctctccaggcgcgcgtggcgggaggctgtgcagccagcggtgcgcagtggcatgcgaagctgacaagatcgccatcgtggcgaacggtggcgcccctaacggtccttttctgcactgtttgggcgactcagacgggcatttaatgcccttgtcccctgccgtcagggtcaggtagggtgcactgtacaagtgactgtaccaaccacctcactttttacatttgtacccttctctgcgttgccacctgtcggtgacccctttagcgtataaaaggaggcccatgcgcaacatagggggggttggactggttcggaacccagaaaaacactacgctctctctctggagcaagaacacaagataatcaaacaagcagcagtaggagtgttatctctccggagagctccgaagctaggtaaactgctcgtgtgcttcgcctcgatctgctcttcgtgtgatctccgccccccgccgaaccg
Above is a window of Triticum dicoccoides isolate Atlit2015 ecotype Zavitan chromosome 5B, WEW_v2.0, whole genome shotgun sequence DNA encoding:
- the LOC119309724 gene encoding sugar transport protein 7-like, whose product is MAGGGMAALGVKKERAAEYKGRMTLAVAMACLVAAVGGSIFGYDIGISGGVTSMDPFLEKFFPVVFRRKNSGHQNNYCKYDNQGLSAFTSSLYLAGLVSSLVASPVTRNYGRRASIVCGGISFLIGAILNVAAVNLGMLILGRIMLGVGIGFGNQGVPLYLSEMAPAHLRGGLNMMFQLATTLGIFTANMVNYGTQNLKPWGWRLSLGLAAAPALLMTVGGLLLPETPNSLIERGRAEEGRRVLERIRGTADVDAEFMDMSEASELANTIKNPFRNILEPRNRPQLVMAVCMPAFQILTGINSILFYAPVLFQTMGFGASASLYSSVITGAVLFLSTLISIATVDRLGRRKLLISGGIQMIVCQVIVAVILGVKFGTDKQLSRSYSIVVVVVICLFVMAFGWSWGPLGWTVPSEIFPLETRSAGQSITVAVNLFFTFVIAQAFLSMLCAFKFGIFLFFAAWITVMTVFVYIFLPETKGVPIEEMVLLWRKHWFWKKVMPDMPLEDGWGEGDAGRADNKGQ